A single region of the Paraburkholderia sprentiae WSM5005 genome encodes:
- the hpf gene encoding ribosome hibernation-promoting factor, HPF/YfiA family, with amino-acid sequence MNLKISGHHLEVTPALREYVITKLDRVLRHFDQVIDGSVVLSVDNHKEKDKRQKVEINLHLKGKDIFVESCDSDLYAAIDLMIDKLDRQVIRHKDRLQGHQHEAIKYQPAPQLDVPPQ; translated from the coding sequence ATGAATCTCAAGATCAGTGGACACCACCTCGAAGTAACGCCTGCGTTGCGCGAATACGTGATCACCAAACTGGACAGGGTGCTAAGACATTTCGATCAGGTCATCGACGGCAGTGTGGTCCTCTCGGTCGACAACCATAAGGAAAAGGACAAGCGTCAAAAGGTGGAAATCAACCTCCATCTGAAGGGTAAGGATATCTTCGTCGAGAGTTGTGACAGTGATTTGTACGCTGCGATCGATCTAATGATCGACAAGCTCGACAGGCAGGTGATACGCCACAAGGATCGTCTGCAAGGCCATCAGCACGAAGCGATCAAGTATCAGCCGGCGCCGCAACTGGACGTGCCGCCGCAATAG
- a CDS encoding RNA polymerase factor sigma-54, giving the protein MKASLQLRLSQHLALTPQLQQSIRLLQLSTLELQQEVAMAISQNPLLENEDEWIASPLRVAADGSVIAQTPGSSGPADPMAGNGSTSSEGNGERAESGEPQGVDEYNGLSGDGGGDTSQWNLDDYGRSGNASDDDDLPPLQIHESSTSLRDHLMAQLRVTQASQRDRALVTFLIESLDDDGYLAATLEEVLADLPEELEVDLDELNAALALLHSFDPAGVGARSASECLKLQLLRLDPSPTRTLALDIVGHYLELLAARDFTRLRKHLKACDDDLRDAHLLIRSLEPFPGAAYGKAEADYVVPDIMVRKTAQGWQAELNPEVVPKLRINHLYANILRNNRGDLGSGSLRQQLQEARWLIKNIQQRFETILRVAQAIVERQKSFFVHGEIAMRPLVLREIADTLGLHESTVSRVTTGKYMLTPFGTLEFKYFFGSHVSTDTGGAASSTAIRALIKQLIGAENPKSPLSDSRIAELLAEQGFVVARRTVAKYREALKIPAVNLRKSL; this is encoded by the coding sequence ATGAAAGCCAGCCTCCAACTCCGCCTATCGCAGCATCTTGCGCTGACGCCGCAACTGCAACAGTCCATCCGGCTGCTTCAGTTGTCGACGCTCGAACTGCAGCAGGAAGTCGCCATGGCGATCTCGCAGAATCCGCTCCTCGAAAACGAAGATGAATGGATCGCGAGCCCGTTGCGGGTGGCAGCCGATGGTTCCGTGATCGCCCAGACGCCGGGTTCGTCGGGGCCGGCCGATCCGATGGCCGGAAACGGTTCAACATCGTCCGAGGGCAACGGCGAGCGCGCCGAAAGCGGCGAGCCACAGGGTGTCGACGAATACAACGGCCTGTCGGGCGACGGCGGCGGCGATACGTCGCAGTGGAACCTCGACGACTACGGCCGCTCTGGCAACGCATCGGACGACGACGACCTGCCCCCGCTGCAGATCCACGAATCGAGCACGTCGCTGCGCGACCACCTGATGGCGCAACTGCGCGTCACCCAGGCGAGCCAGCGCGACCGCGCGCTCGTCACGTTCCTGATCGAATCGCTGGACGACGACGGCTATCTGGCCGCCACCCTCGAAGAAGTGCTGGCCGATCTGCCCGAAGAGCTCGAAGTCGACCTCGACGAATTGAACGCCGCGCTTGCGCTGCTGCATAGCTTCGACCCGGCCGGCGTCGGCGCGCGGTCGGCGTCGGAATGCCTGAAGCTGCAGTTGTTGCGGCTCGATCCATCGCCCACGCGCACACTCGCGCTAGACATTGTCGGCCACTACCTGGAACTGCTCGCAGCGCGCGATTTCACGCGGCTGCGAAAACATCTGAAGGCCTGCGACGACGATCTGCGCGACGCGCATCTACTGATCCGCTCGCTCGAACCGTTTCCGGGGGCCGCCTACGGCAAAGCCGAAGCCGACTACGTGGTGCCGGACATCATGGTGCGCAAAACGGCACAGGGCTGGCAGGCGGAGCTCAATCCGGAGGTGGTGCCGAAGCTGCGGATTAACCATTTATACGCGAACATTCTGCGCAATAACCGCGGCGATCTCGGCAGCGGATCGTTGCGCCAGCAACTGCAGGAAGCACGCTGGCTGATTAAAAACATCCAGCAGCGTTTCGAGACGATCCTGCGAGTTGCACAGGCAATTGTCGAGCGTCAGAAGAGCTTTTTTGTGCACGGCGAAATCGCCATGCGCCCCTTGGTTTTGCGGGAAATTGCTGATACGCTGGGCCTACACGAGTCGACTGTCTCGCGTGTGACAACCGGTAAATACATGCTGACCCCATTCGGGACGCTGGAATTCAAGTACTTTTTCGGCTCACACGTTTCGACGGACACCGGCGGCGCAGCCTCGTCCACGGCCATCCGCGCGCTGATCAAACAACTGATAGGAGCGGAAAACCCCAAATCGCCACTTTCAGACAGTCGCATAGCCGAACTGCTGGCGGAACAGGGCTTCGTGGTCGCACGGCGCACCGTTGCGAAATACCGTGAGGCGCTCAAGATCCCGGCAGTCAACCTGCGCAAGTCTCTGTAG
- the lptB gene encoding LPS export ABC transporter ATP-binding protein, which yields MAPLPHRKPAGTSSSLVVRNLKKRYGSRTVVKDVSLDVKSGEVVGLLGPNGAGKTTSFYMIVGLVPLDAGEIDLDGKSISLLPIHKRASLGLSYLPQEASVFRKLSVEQNIRAVLELQHDENGKRLGKDAITSRTEALLDELQIAHLRENPALSLSGGERRRVEIARALATNPSFILLDEPFAGVDPIAVLEIQKIVKFLKQRNIGVLITDHNVRETLGICDHAYIISDGSVLAAGAPSDIIENESVRRVYLGEHFRM from the coding sequence ATCGCGCCTCTGCCCCATCGTAAGCCGGCGGGGACCAGCAGTTCTCTGGTCGTGCGTAATCTGAAAAAGCGCTATGGCTCGCGCACGGTCGTCAAGGATGTGTCGCTCGACGTCAAAAGCGGCGAAGTGGTCGGTCTGCTCGGTCCGAACGGCGCCGGCAAGACCACGTCCTTCTATATGATCGTGGGCCTCGTGCCGCTCGACGCCGGCGAAATCGATCTGGACGGCAAGTCGATCAGCCTGCTGCCCATTCACAAGCGCGCGTCGCTCGGCCTGTCCTATCTGCCGCAGGAAGCGTCGGTGTTCCGCAAGTTGAGCGTCGAGCAGAATATTCGCGCGGTGCTGGAACTGCAGCACGACGAAAACGGCAAGCGCCTCGGCAAAGACGCCATCACATCGCGCACCGAAGCGCTGCTCGACGAATTGCAGATCGCGCATCTGCGTGAAAATCCGGCGTTGTCGCTGTCGGGCGGCGAGCGTCGTCGGGTCGAAATTGCGCGCGCGCTGGCAACCAACCCCAGCTTCATTCTGCTCGACGAACCGTTCGCCGGCGTCGACCCGATCGCGGTGCTGGAAATCCAGAAAATCGTCAAATTCCTGAAGCAGCGCAATATCGGCGTCCTGATTACCGATCACAACGTGCGCGAAACGCTCGGTATTTGCGATCACGCGTACATCATCAGCGACGGCAGCGTGCTGGCCGCCGGCGCGCCAAGCGACATCATCGAAAACGAAAGCGTGCGGCGCGTCTATCTGGGCGAGCACTTCCGCATGTAA
- the lptA gene encoding lipopolysaccharide transport periplasmic protein LptA, which produces MNESLPRFDTGRRRALSACRARLAALLIALPLVGFAPLAHADRADKDKPLNIEADNMTYDDLRQVSIFTGHVVATKGTILIKADRVEVSQDPQGYQYATGTSSGGNLSYFRQKREGLDEYIEGTAIRIDYDGKQDLTTLTTNATVRRLLSMTTLLDQVHGSVITYDGQNDFYTAKAGKDVAGPGNPTGRVRAMLSPRNGGAAPLTGASAALAPSNSIQGAPNQ; this is translated from the coding sequence ATGAACGAATCGCTCCCCCGTTTTGATACCGGCCGTAGACGTGCGCTGTCGGCGTGCCGCGCCAGACTCGCCGCGCTCCTGATCGCGCTGCCGCTCGTCGGCTTCGCGCCGCTCGCGCACGCGGACCGCGCCGACAAGGACAAGCCGCTGAACATCGAAGCGGACAACATGACCTACGACGACCTGCGGCAGGTCAGCATTTTCACCGGCCACGTGGTGGCGACCAAAGGGACGATCCTGATCAAGGCCGATCGCGTCGAAGTGTCGCAAGACCCGCAGGGCTACCAGTACGCGACCGGCACCTCGAGCGGCGGCAATCTGTCGTATTTCCGCCAGAAGCGTGAGGGGCTGGACGAATACATCGAAGGTACGGCCATCCGTATCGACTACGACGGCAAACAGGATCTGACCACGCTGACTACCAACGCGACGGTGCGCCGCCTGCTGAGCATGACGACGCTGCTCGACCAGGTGCACGGCAGCGTGATTACCTACGATGGCCAGAACGACTTCTACACCGCGAAGGCGGGCAAGGACGTCGCAGGCCCGGGCAACCCGACCGGCCGCGTGCGCGCGATGCTGTCGCCGCGCAACGGCGGAGCCGCGCCGCTGACCGGTGCATCGGCCGCGCTCGCGCCGTCCAACTCGATCCAGGGAGCGCCGAACCAGTGA
- the lptC gene encoding LPS export ABC transporter periplasmic protein LptC, with translation MNQFRLTSLIPLIAMAALAGITWWLLQATLPRKTDDEVRPKEHTPDYFADNFSVSELDQSGATQYRLTAQSLVHYEDDEVSDLVKPAMRAFQPGKPIVTATGDTGTVNADASIVNLYQNARIVRAPGGGDPQMQADSEHFRVLVNDDVIETEKPVKLQRGMSVMTASGMKYNNVTRFMQLFGNVRGAIAASDSGS, from the coding sequence ATGAACCAGTTTCGCCTGACTTCACTGATCCCGCTGATCGCGATGGCGGCGCTCGCCGGCATCACGTGGTGGCTGCTGCAAGCCACCTTGCCGCGCAAGACCGACGACGAGGTCCGGCCGAAGGAACACACACCGGATTATTTCGCCGACAACTTCTCGGTATCCGAGCTCGATCAGTCGGGCGCGACGCAGTACCGGTTGACCGCGCAGTCCCTGGTCCATTACGAGGACGACGAAGTGAGCGACCTCGTCAAGCCGGCGATGCGTGCGTTCCAACCCGGCAAGCCGATCGTCACCGCAACCGGCGACACGGGCACGGTCAACGCGGATGCGTCGATCGTCAATCTGTACCAGAATGCGCGCATCGTGCGCGCGCCCGGCGGCGGCGATCCGCAGATGCAGGCCGATTCCGAGCATTTCAGGGTCCTCGTCAACGACGATGTGATCGAGACTGAAAAGCCAGTTAAACTTCAGCGCGGCATGTCGGTAATGACTGCCAGCGGCATGAAATACAACAATGTCACCCGGTTTATGCAGCTGTTCGGCAATGTAAGAGGCGCAATCGCCGCGTCCGATTCCGGCAGCTAA
- a CDS encoding KdsC family phosphatase — protein MAVAPPTATERASRVKLMIFDVDGVLTDGGLLFTAEGDTMKGFNSMDGHGMKLLRQAGIETALITGRKSGIVAARAKEMNIAHVYQGVQDKPQAFADLLRQTGLAAEDCGYMGDDWVDLAVMLRVGFAAAPANSHPEVIARAHWVSEARGGYGAAREVCDTLLRAQHKYEAMLAAACSGEQRGLVG, from the coding sequence ATGGCCGTTGCCCCGCCTACCGCTACCGAACGCGCAAGCCGCGTGAAGCTGATGATTTTCGACGTCGATGGGGTACTGACCGACGGCGGCCTGCTGTTCACCGCGGAAGGCGACACGATGAAAGGCTTCAATTCGATGGACGGCCACGGCATGAAACTGCTGCGCCAGGCCGGCATCGAAACGGCGCTCATCACCGGGCGCAAGTCCGGCATCGTGGCGGCTCGGGCGAAGGAAATGAATATCGCGCATGTCTACCAGGGCGTGCAGGACAAGCCGCAGGCGTTTGCCGACCTGCTGCGGCAAACCGGCCTCGCCGCCGAGGACTGCGGCTACATGGGCGACGACTGGGTCGACCTGGCGGTGATGCTGCGCGTCGGCTTCGCGGCTGCGCCGGCCAATTCGCATCCTGAAGTGATCGCGCGCGCTCACTGGGTCAGCGAGGCGCGCGGCGGCTACGGCGCGGCGCGCGAAGTGTGCGACACGCTGCTGCGTGCGCAACACAAATATGAAGCAATGCTTGCAGCGGCGTGCAGCGGCGAGCAACGAGGCCTCGTCGGATGA
- the kdsD gene encoding arabinose 5-phosphate isomerase KdsD — MIAKINGDRALTLARDVLDIEADAVRALRDQLDGSFVGAVDFILGCRGRVVVSGIGKSGHVARKLAATLASTGTPAFFVHPAEASHGDLGMVTADDVFLALSNSGETEELMAILPLIKRIGAKLIAMTGRPGSSLAQLADVHLNSAVAKEACPMNLAPTASTTAALALGDALAVAVLDARGFGRDDFARSHPGGALGRRLLTYVRDVMRTGDQLPHVTPEATVSDALFQLTAKRMGMTAIVDHEARVTGIFTDGDLRRVLERDGDFRQLPIDSVMTAGPRTIGPDHLAVEAVELMERYRINQMLVVDDTGKLIGALNMHDLFSKKVI, encoded by the coding sequence ATGATAGCGAAAATCAATGGCGACAGGGCACTCACGCTTGCTCGCGACGTACTCGACATCGAAGCGGACGCCGTGCGCGCGCTTCGCGATCAGCTCGACGGCAGTTTCGTCGGCGCAGTCGATTTCATCCTGGGTTGCCGTGGACGCGTGGTCGTCTCCGGCATCGGTAAATCCGGCCATGTGGCCCGCAAGCTCGCGGCCACGCTGGCAAGCACCGGCACCCCCGCGTTCTTCGTGCATCCAGCGGAAGCGAGCCACGGCGACCTGGGCATGGTCACCGCCGACGACGTATTCCTCGCGCTGTCCAATTCAGGCGAAACCGAGGAGTTGATGGCGATCCTGCCGCTCATCAAGCGGATCGGCGCGAAGCTGATCGCGATGACGGGCCGTCCGGGCTCCAGCCTCGCGCAGCTCGCGGACGTGCATCTGAATTCCGCCGTCGCGAAGGAAGCCTGTCCGATGAATCTCGCGCCCACCGCCAGCACTACCGCCGCGCTCGCGCTCGGCGACGCGCTCGCGGTCGCGGTGCTCGACGCGCGCGGCTTCGGACGCGACGACTTCGCGCGCTCGCATCCGGGCGGCGCGCTCGGCCGACGCCTGCTCACCTACGTGCGCGACGTAATGCGCACCGGCGACCAGTTGCCGCACGTCACTCCCGAGGCGACCGTCAGCGATGCGCTCTTCCAACTGACCGCGAAGCGTATGGGCATGACCGCGATCGTCGACCACGAGGCGCGTGTGACGGGCATCTTCACCGACGGCGACCTGCGCCGCGTGCTCGAACGCGACGGCGATTTTCGCCAGTTGCCGATCGACTCGGTGATGACCGCCGGCCCGCGCACGATCGGCCCGGACCATCTCGCGGTCGAAGCCGTGGAACTGATGGAGCGCTATCGCATCAATCAGATGCTGGTCGTCGACGACACGGGCAAGCTGATCGGCGCGCTCAACATGCACGACCTGTTTTCGAAGAAGGTGATCTGA
- a CDS encoding cation:proton antiporter domain-containing protein, which produces MISPLEMTLFLLLASVAGVVIFRFLNLPPMLGYLTVGIIVGPHALGLIPDSVGAQNLAEFGVVFLMFSIGLEFSLAKLRTMRRLVFGLGLLQVIGTVAVAVSVGFLLERWVHITWQASVALGGALAMSSTAIVSKMLAERLEIETEHGRNIFGVLLFQDLAVVPLLIIISALGGRSENLVSALGVAAIKIVVALALLLIVGQRFMTRWFNVVARRRSQELFVLNLLLVTLGAAFITDKFGLSLALGAFIAGMLIAETPYRHQVEEDIKPFRDVLLGLFFVTTGMLLNPRVIWEHPLVVLAFFLGPVLLKAVMITGLARLFGATPGVAMRTGIGLAQAGEFGFVLLNLILDRHLVDATLLQAILAAMLLSMLAAPFMIQNADRVVLRLSSTEWMMQSLQMTRIATQSLKQSGHVIICGYGRAGQNLARMLEHEGLSYVALDLDPDRVAAAAAAGESVVFGDAGRRESLLAAGLHRAAAIAITYANTPSALRVLHNIHEMEPTLPVIVRTVDDADLEKLLAAGATEVIPEIVEGSLMLASHTLVVMGVPMRRVVRRVEEMRDERYSLLRGYFHGADDIDDDDGHEQVRLQSVPVDESADAVGRTLAELGLFELGVDVTAIRRHGIRGVEPDPSTKLRASDIVVLRGLPEQLAQAEERLSKHRRAAAA; this is translated from the coding sequence ATGATTTCCCCGCTCGAAATGACGCTGTTTCTGCTGCTGGCATCGGTGGCGGGCGTGGTGATCTTTCGCTTCCTGAATTTGCCGCCGATGCTCGGCTACCTGACGGTCGGCATCATCGTGGGTCCGCACGCGTTGGGGTTGATTCCGGACTCGGTGGGCGCGCAGAATCTCGCGGAATTCGGTGTCGTGTTCCTGATGTTCTCGATCGGGCTCGAGTTTTCGCTAGCCAAGCTGCGCACGATGCGCCGGCTCGTGTTCGGACTCGGCTTGCTGCAGGTGATCGGCACGGTCGCGGTGGCGGTCTCGGTGGGCTTCCTGCTCGAGCGTTGGGTGCACATTACGTGGCAGGCGAGCGTCGCGCTGGGTGGCGCGCTGGCGATGTCGTCGACGGCGATCGTCAGCAAGATGCTCGCGGAGCGGCTCGAAATCGAAACCGAGCACGGCCGCAATATCTTCGGCGTGCTGCTGTTTCAGGATCTCGCGGTGGTGCCGCTTTTGATCATCATTTCGGCGCTCGGCGGCCGCTCGGAGAATCTGGTCAGCGCGCTCGGCGTCGCGGCGATCAAGATCGTCGTGGCCCTCGCGCTGCTGCTGATCGTCGGCCAGCGCTTCATGACGCGCTGGTTCAACGTGGTCGCGCGGCGCCGCTCGCAGGAGCTGTTCGTGCTCAATCTGTTGCTGGTGACGCTCGGCGCGGCGTTCATCACCGACAAATTCGGGCTGTCGCTCGCGCTCGGCGCGTTCATCGCCGGCATGCTGATCGCCGAGACGCCGTACCGGCATCAGGTCGAAGAGGACATCAAGCCGTTTCGCGACGTGCTGCTCGGGCTCTTCTTCGTGACCACCGGCATGCTGCTCAATCCGCGCGTGATCTGGGAGCATCCGCTCGTCGTGCTGGCCTTTTTCCTCGGCCCGGTGCTGCTGAAAGCGGTCATGATCACCGGCCTTGCGCGGCTCTTCGGCGCGACGCCGGGCGTCGCGATGCGCACCGGTATCGGTCTCGCGCAGGCGGGCGAGTTCGGCTTCGTGCTGCTGAACCTGATCCTCGACCGGCACCTGGTCGACGCGACGTTGTTGCAGGCGATTCTCGCCGCGATGCTGCTGTCGATGCTCGCCGCGCCGTTCATGATCCAGAACGCGGACCGCGTCGTGCTGCGGCTGTCGTCGACCGAATGGATGATGCAGTCGCTGCAGATGACGCGCATCGCCACGCAAAGCCTGAAACAGAGCGGCCACGTGATTATCTGCGGCTATGGCCGCGCCGGGCAGAACCTCGCGCGCATGCTCGAGCATGAAGGGCTCTCGTATGTCGCGCTCGACCTCGATCCCGACCGCGTCGCGGCGGCCGCGGCGGCCGGCGAGTCGGTCGTGTTCGGCGACGCCGGGCGGCGCGAGTCGCTGCTCGCCGCGGGCTTGCATCGCGCGGCCGCGATCGCGATCACCTACGCGAACACGCCGTCGGCATTGCGCGTGCTGCACAACATTCACGAGATGGAGCCGACGCTGCCGGTCATCGTGCGCACCGTCGACGACGCCGATCTCGAGAAATTGCTCGCCGCCGGCGCGACCGAGGTGATTCCGGAGATCGTCGAGGGCAGCCTGATGCTCGCGTCGCATACGCTGGTCGTGATGGGCGTGCCGATGCGGCGGGTGGTGCGGCGCGTCGAGGAGATGCGCGACGAACGCTACTCGCTGCTGCGCGGCTATTTCCACGGCGCCGACGACATCGACGACGACGACGGCCACGAGCAGGTGCGGCTACAATCGGTGCCGGTCGACGAGAGCGCCGACGCGGTGGGCCGCACGCTCGCCGAGCTGGGCCTGTTCGAGCTCGGTGTCGACGTGACCGCGATCCGCCGGCACGGCATCCGCGGCGTCGAACCGGACCCGTCGACGAAACTGCGCGCGAGCGACATCGTGGTGCTGCGGGGTCTGCCCGAGCAACTGGCGCAAGCCGAGGAGCGGCTGTCGAAGCATCGCCGCGCGGCCGCGGCCTGA
- a CDS encoding adenine phosphoribosyltransferase translates to MSNALASAPLDAADYIRSRIRTVPDWPQPGVQFRDITPLLREPKSLRVLIDLFVQRYIDAKLDYIAGLDARGFIIGPIVAHELSIGFIPIRKAGKLPYKRISQSYELEYGTATVEIHEDACEPGDRVVIVDDLIATGGTMMAGKLLLERLGAVVVEGAAIVDLPELGGSKLLGEGGLALYTVTSFDGH, encoded by the coding sequence ATGTCCAACGCGCTCGCGAGCGCGCCGCTCGATGCGGCCGACTACATCAGAAGTCGCATTCGCACGGTGCCCGACTGGCCGCAGCCGGGCGTGCAGTTCCGTGACATCACGCCGTTGCTGCGCGAGCCGAAGTCGCTGCGCGTGCTAATCGACCTGTTCGTGCAGCGCTATATCGACGCGAAGCTCGACTACATCGCCGGACTCGATGCGCGCGGCTTCATCATCGGGCCGATCGTCGCGCACGAGCTGAGTATCGGCTTCATCCCGATCCGCAAGGCGGGCAAGCTGCCGTACAAGCGGATCTCGCAATCGTATGAGCTCGAGTACGGCACCGCGACCGTCGAGATTCACGAGGACGCGTGCGAGCCGGGCGATCGCGTCGTGATCGTCGACGATCTGATCGCCACCGGCGGCACGATGATGGCCGGCAAGCTGCTGCTCGAGCGGCTCGGCGCGGTCGTCGTGGAAGGCGCGGCGATCGTCGATCTGCCGGAGCTGGGCGGCTCGAAGCTGCTGGGCGAGGGCGGCCTCGCGCTCTACACCGTGACGAGTTTCGACGGGCATTGA
- a CDS encoding LysE family translocator, giving the protein MPNFLLFLATSIAITVAPGPDNLQVLARGISQGRAAGFVAALGFAAGITFHTTLAALGVAALLRSSPLAFEAIKLAGAAYLVWIGVKALRSQGLAAAHERARQPLSTVFRQSVLGNLMNPKVTLFFIVFLPQFVQPHGAQSVTVQMLELGALFMLQTVVVFSLFGVCAGVIGGWLRRRPRVGLWLDRVAGATFIAIGIRVALRD; this is encoded by the coding sequence ATGCCCAACTTCCTGCTGTTTCTCGCCACCTCGATCGCGATCACCGTGGCGCCCGGCCCGGATAATTTGCAGGTGCTCGCGCGCGGCATCTCGCAGGGCCGCGCGGCCGGCTTCGTCGCCGCGCTCGGCTTTGCCGCCGGCATCACCTTTCACACGACGCTCGCCGCGCTCGGCGTCGCCGCGCTGCTGCGTTCGTCCCCGCTTGCGTTCGAAGCGATCAAACTCGCCGGCGCCGCGTATCTGGTGTGGATCGGCGTCAAGGCGCTGCGCAGCCAGGGACTGGCTGCCGCGCACGAACGCGCGCGGCAGCCGCTGTCGACGGTGTTTCGCCAAAGCGTGCTCGGCAATCTGATGAACCCGAAGGTCACACTGTTCTTTATCGTGTTTCTGCCGCAGTTCGTGCAGCCTCACGGCGCGCAAAGCGTGACCGTGCAGATGCTGGAGCTCGGCGCGCTGTTCATGCTGCAGACCGTCGTCGTGTTTTCGCTGTTCGGCGTTTGCGCGGGAGTCATCGGCGGCTGGCTCAGACGGCGGCCGCGCGTGGGCTTGTGGCTGGATCGCGTGGCCGGCGCGACCTTCATCGCGATCGGAATTCGCGTCGCGTTGCGCGACTGA
- a CDS encoding NUDIX hydrolase: MILPCIAAARRFDANAHRPFLIGAEQVGWIRERDVPLLARWPDVFEIANDGVTLAAMFDTVDLRSAALASVIGALAADGRIPGWRNETYAIRNAFDAPPLAYIERAASRFFGTMTYAVHLNGVVECADGGAPFGGAPQLWIARRSHTKATDPGMLDNVVAGGIGWGFGIAETIVKECWEEAGIPAQVAASAVAGRTAHVLQSLPEGTQAEQVFIYDLALPADFAPRNQDGEVGEHRLARIDEVARWIEEGALTVDASLATLDCLLRRRWIDEDACEGIDTLFAPPALG, from the coding sequence ATGATTTTGCCTTGCATCGCCGCTGCGCGCCGCTTCGACGCGAACGCGCATCGGCCGTTTCTGATCGGCGCCGAACAGGTCGGCTGGATTCGCGAGCGCGACGTGCCGCTGCTCGCGCGCTGGCCCGACGTGTTCGAGATTGCGAACGACGGCGTGACGCTCGCCGCCATGTTCGATACCGTCGATCTGCGCAGCGCGGCGCTCGCCTCCGTGATCGGCGCGCTCGCAGCGGATGGCCGCATCCCGGGCTGGCGCAACGAAACCTATGCGATCCGCAATGCATTCGACGCGCCGCCGCTCGCGTATATCGAGCGCGCGGCGTCGCGCTTCTTCGGCACGATGACCTACGCGGTGCATCTGAACGGCGTCGTAGAATGTGCGGATGGCGGAGCGCCCTTTGGCGGAGCGCCGCAGTTGTGGATCGCGCGCCGCAGCCACACGAAGGCGACGGACCCCGGCATGCTCGACAATGTCGTCGCGGGTGGGATCGGCTGGGGCTTCGGCATCGCCGAGACGATCGTCAAGGAGTGCTGGGAAGAAGCGGGCATTCCGGCGCAGGTCGCGGCGAGCGCGGTCGCGGGGCGCACCGCGCACGTGCTGCAATCGCTGCCGGAAGGCACGCAGGCCGAGCAGGTTTTCATCTACGACCTCGCGCTGCCCGCCGACTTCGCGCCGCGCAACCAGGACGGCGAAGTGGGCGAACACCGGCTCGCGCGCATCGACGAGGTCGCGCGCTGGATCGAGGAAGGCGCGCTTACCGTCGACGCCAGTCTCGCGACGCTCGATTGCCTGCTGCGCCGCCGCTGGATCGACGAGGACGCGTGCGAGGGCATCGACACGCTGTTTGCGCCGCCCGCGCTGGGTTAG
- the purU gene encoding formyltetrahydrofolate deformylase, with translation MSTDHSFILKLSCADRPGIVHAVSGFLFERGSNILDSAQFGDSRTGEFFMRVHFQQVGGDPGLDALRASFVTLAEQFGMNWELHDANVKPRVVIMVSKIGHCLNDLLFRYRTGQLNIDIPAIISNHKEFYQLAASYDIPFHHFPLLGGTPEAKTAQEARVLEVINEHQADLVVLARYMQILSPTLCEALAGRAINIHHSFLPSFKGAKPYYQAFDRGVKLIGATAHYVTTDLDEGPIIEQEVERVDHSMTPEQLTAIGRDVECVTLARAVKWHVEHRVVLNGSKTVVFR, from the coding sequence ATGTCGACCGATCACAGCTTTATCCTCAAACTGTCGTGCGCCGACCGGCCCGGCATCGTTCACGCCGTGTCGGGCTTCCTGTTCGAGCGCGGCAGCAATATTCTCGACTCCGCGCAGTTCGGCGACAGCCGCACCGGCGAGTTCTTCATGCGCGTGCATTTTCAGCAGGTGGGCGGCGATCCGGGGCTCGACGCGCTGCGCGCGTCGTTCGTGACACTTGCCGAACAGTTCGGCATGAACTGGGAGTTGCACGACGCGAACGTGAAGCCGCGGGTCGTGATCATGGTGTCGAAGATCGGCCACTGCCTGAACGATCTGCTGTTCCGCTACCGCACCGGCCAGCTGAACATCGACATCCCGGCGATCATCTCGAACCACAAGGAGTTCTACCAGCTCGCCGCGAGCTACGACATCCCGTTCCATCACTTCCCGCTGCTCGGCGGCACGCCCGAAGCGAAAACCGCGCAGGAAGCGCGCGTGCTCGAAGTGATCAACGAGCATCAGGCCGACCTCGTGGTGCTCGCGCGTTACATGCAGATCCTGTCGCCGACTCTGTGCGAAGCGCTTGCCGGCCGCGCGATCAACATCCATCACTCGTTCCTGCCGAGCTTCAAGGGCGCGAAGCCGTACTATCAGGCGTTCGACCGCGGCGTGAAGCTGATCGGCGCGACCGCTCACTACGTGACGACCGATCTCGACGAAGGTCCGATCATCGAGCAGGAAGTCGAGCGCGTGGACCACAGCATGACGCCGGAACAACTGACGGCGATCGGGCGCGACGTTGAGTGCGTGACGCTCGCGCGTGCGGTGAAATGGCACGTCGAGCATCGCGTCGTGCTGAACGGCAGCAAGACGGTGGTGTTCCGCTAA